The Hordeum vulgare subsp. vulgare chromosome 4H, MorexV3_pseudomolecules_assembly, whole genome shotgun sequence genomic interval CGATATGACACCCTGAGAAGCACACAAATTCATATGATCTATCACTTTTCCCACAGATGAGACTGTAAGTTTCTTCCTCACCACTGTGTTgcctcatactccctccgttcctaaatataagtcttttaagatattttattagtagtctacatacggagcaaaatgagtaaatctacactctaaagtatgtctatatacatccatatgtagtctcctaatgaaatctctttaaagacttatatttaggaacggagggagtacatgagtGTGCTGCAGAACTACAATGCACGTAAATGTGGTAACTTGCCATGGCTCTGTGACGAAATTGGGGGCGGCCGAGAGAGAGGACGCGCGCGATCTCGGAATGCGATAACCCGGCGCCGGTGAGCACGGCGACGTTGGGGGCCAGGACTCTCTCCACGTTGGCGCAGAGGAATCGCGGGTCCTTGGCGACGAGGGCGGCGACGTCGGCGCCGGAGAGGCCGAGGCCGGCGAGGAAGGCGAGGACGGCGTCGGGTTGGCGGGGGACTTGAGGTGGGAGAGCTTGGTGGAGGCCTTGACGGCCTGCGCTTGTGTGAGGCCGCAGGTGGAGACAAGGTACTCCTCCACGGCGAAGCCACTAGGGTTCGGGGGAATGGCGGGCACGGCGGCGGATATGAGGCGGTGGAGAGGGGATGCGGGAGAGGCGGCcggagaagaagagaggagatgggCGAGGATGGAGCTTCGTAGCCGGAgcatggcggcggcgccggcggcgagGGAGACGGAGGAGAGAGTGGTGAGGGTTTGCGTTGGTGCGGTGTCTGGTCTCCTTTTCCGCGGTCGCGGTGGAGCAGAGAGatactttttttttgcaaaactactaatggcgcaccacctacaaatgcgccatcagtaaccctggttactaatggcgcaccagctggtggtgcgccattagtagttttgcaaaaaaaataattatagtagtggcgcactgggtgagtggtgcgccattactagttaaactagtaatggcacactctgccacggtgcgccattagtacttttgaaaaaaaaattattagtagtggcgcaccgtgtgtgtggtgcgccattagtgtccatcacactaatggtgcacctgcacatggtgcaccactgctatatagtagtggcgcatcacttgtctggtgcgtcattagtctctatattatctatagcccttttcctagtagtggaggGCCAGTGTCGATAGTGCTGGTCCTAaatagagcattgtgcggggccaacccgaggcaactcgggtgatgtctatcaggccatgtacactagcttatccgtcgtgtcctcacaaagagatacgctgttggaattatgccctagaggcaataataaatatagttattattataattcctgtatcaagataatcgtttattatccatgctataattgtattgaatgaagactcatttacatgtgtggatacatagacaaaacaccgtccctagcaagcctctagttggctagccagttgatcaaagatagtcagtgtcttctgattatgaacaaggtgttgttgcttgataactggatcacgtcattaggagaatcacgtgatggactagacccaaactaatagacgtagcatgttgatcgtgtcattttgttgctactgttttctgcgtgtcaagtatttattcctatgaccatgagatcatataactcactgacaccggaggaatgctttgtgtgtatcaaacgtcgcaatgtaactggatgactataaagatgctctacaggtatctccgaaggtgttagttgagttagtatggatcaagactgggatttatcactccgtgtgacggagaggtatctcggggcccactcggtaatacaacatcacacacaagccttgcaagcaatgtaacttagtgtaagttgcgggatcttgtattacggaacgagtaaagagacttgccggtaaacgagattgaaataggtatacggatactgacgatcgaatctcgggcaagtaacataccgaaggacaaagggaatgacatacgggattatatgaatccttggcactgaggttcaaacgatgagatcttcgtagaatatgtaggatccaatatgggcatccaggtcctgctattggatattgaccgagaagtctctcgggtcatgtctacatagttctcgaacccgcagggtctgcacacttaagtttcgacgttgttttatgcgtatttgagttatatggttggttaccgaatgttgttcggagtcccggatgagatcacggacgtcacgagggttcccggaatagtccggaaacgaagattgatatataggatgacctcatttgattaccggaaggtttttcggagttaccgggaatgtactgggaatgacgaatgggttcctggagttcaccgggggggcaacctgttggggaacgtcgcatgggaaacaaaaaatttcctacgcgcacgaagacctatcatcgtgatgtccatctacgagaggggatgagtgatctacgtacccttgtagaccgtacagcagaagcgttagagaacgcggttgatgtagtggaacgtcctcacgtccctcgatccgccccgcgaacaatcccgcgatcagtcccacgatctagtaccgaacggacggcacctccgcgttcagcacacgtacagctcgacgatgatctcggccttcttgatccagcaagagagacggagaggtagaagagttctccggcagcgtgacggcgctccggaggttggtgatgaccttgtctcggcagagctccgcccgagctccgcagaaacgcgatctagaggaaaaaccgtggaggtatgtggtcgggcagccgtgagaaagtcgtctcaaatcagccctaattgctccatatatataggaggagggagggggccttgccttggggtccaaggacccccaaggagtcggccgagccaaaggggggaggactccccccccaaaccgagttggacttggtttggtgggaggagtccccccttccttcccacctccttccttttttttttctttcctcttgatttttcttctcttggcgcattgggcacttgtgggctgtcccaccagcccactaagggctggtgtggctccccaaatgcctatgggcttccccggggtgggttgcccccccggtgaactcccggaacccattcgtcattctcggtacattcccggtaactccgaaaaccttcctgtaatcaaatgaggtcatcctatatatcaatcttcgtttccggaccatttcggaaaccctcgtgacgtccgtgatctcatccgggactccgaacaacattcggtaaccaaccatataactcaaatacgcataaaacaacgtcgaaccttaagtgtgcagaccctgtgggttcgagaactatgtagacatgacccaagagactcctcggtcaatatccaatagcgggacctggatgcccatattgtatcctacatattctacgaagatcttatcgtttgaacctcagtgccaaggattcgtataatcccgtatgtcattccctttgtccttcggtatgttacttgcccgagattcgatcgtcagtatccgcatacctatttcaatctcgtttaccggcaagtctctttactcgttccgtaatacaagatcccgcaacttacactaagttacattgcttgcaaggcttgtgtgtgatgttgcattaccgagtgggccccgagatacctctccgtcacacggagtgacaaatcccagtcttgatccatactaactcaactaacaccttcggagatagctgtagagtatctttatagtcacccagttacgttgcgacgtttgatacacaaaaagcattcctccggtgtcagtaagttatatgatctcatggtcataggaataaatagttgacacgcagaaaacagcagcaacaaaatgacacgatcaacatgctacgtctattagtttgggtctagtccatcacgtgattctcccaatgacgtgatccagttatcaagcaacaacaccttgttcataatcagaagacactgactatcattgatcaactggctagccaactagaggcatgctagggacggtgttttgtctatgtatccacacatgtaaatgagtctttattcaatacaattatagcatggataataaactattatcttgatacaggaattataataataactatacatttattattgcctctagggcataattccaacagtctcccacttgcactagagtcaataatctagccctcacatcaccatgtgaattacattgtaataaatctaacacccatacagttctggtgtcgatcatgttttggccgtggaagagtttagtcagcgggtctgctacattcagatccgtgtgcactttgcatatatttacgtcctcctcctcgacgtagtcgccgatgaggttgaagcgtcgtttgatgtgtctggtcttcttgtgaaaccttggttcctttgctaaggcaatggcaccagtattgtcacagaacaaggttattggatccagtgcacttggcaccactccaagatccgtcatgaactgcttcatccagacaccctccttagccgcctccgaggcagccatgtactccgcttcacatgtagaatctgctacgacgctttgcttggaactgcaccagcttactgcaccctcattaagaataaatacgtatccggtttgcgacttagagtcgtccggatctgtgtcaaagcttgcatcgacgtaaccttttacggcgagctcttcatcacctccatacacgagaaacatctccttagtccttttcaggtacttcaggatattcttgaccgctgtccagtgatccactcctggattactctggaacctacctgccatacttatggccaggctaacatccggtctagtgcacagcatcgcatacatgatagaacctatggctgaagcataggggacggagcgcatatgctctctatcttcatcagttgctgggcactgagtcttactcaatctcgtaccttgtaacactggcaggaaccctttcttggactgttccattttgaacctcttcaaaactttatcaaggtatgtgctttgtgaaagtcctatcaggcgttttgatctatccctatagatcttaatgcctagaatgtaagcagcttctcctaggtccttcatagaaaaacttttattcaagtaaccttttatgctctccaaaagctctacgttgtttccaatcattaATATGTattctacatataatattagaaacgccacagagctcccactcactttcttgtaaatacaagattctccaaccacttgtataaacccaaatgctttgatcacctcatcaaagcgtttgttccaactccgagatgcttgcaccagtccataaatggatcgctggagcttgcacaccttgttagcacttttaggatcgacaaaaccttcgggttgcatcatatacaactcttccttaaggaaaccgttaaggaactccgttttgacatccatctgccagatttcataatcaaaaaatgcagctattgctaacatgattctgacggacttaagcattgccacgggagaggaagtctcatcgtagtcaattcctggaacttgtgaaaaaccctttgccacaagtcgagctttataaacagtcacattaccgtcagcgtccgtcttcttcttaaagatccatttgttctgaatagccttgcggccctcaggtagtatctccaaagtccacactttgttctcatacatggatcctatctcggatttcatggcttctagccatttgttggaatctgggcccaccattgcttcttcataatttgcaggttcattgttgtctaacaacatgattgataagacgggattaccttaccactctggagcagcgcgtgatctcgtcgacctgcgtggttcaacagaaacttgaactggagtttcatgatcatcatcattaacttcctcctcaaccggcgtcgcaatgacagaggtttccccttgccctgcgccaccatccagagggatgagaggttcgacaacctcg includes:
- the LOC123447839 gene encoding classical arabinogalactan protein 5-like, whose protein sequence is MLRLRSSILAHLLSSSPAASPASPLHRLISAAVPAIPPNPSGFAVEEYLVSTCGLTQAQAVKASTKLSHLKSPANPTPSSPSSPASASPAPTSPPSSPRTRDSSAPTWRESWPPTSPCSPAPGYRIPRSRASSLSAAPNFVTEPWVSYRICWCCLVVFTWNMMIRRIGDS